One stretch of Armigeres subalbatus isolate Guangzhou_Male chromosome 2, GZ_Asu_2, whole genome shotgun sequence DNA includes these proteins:
- the LOC134215503 gene encoding uncharacterized protein LOC134215503 has protein sequence MKFSVISLLVLCLAILPECLSMRILNFRREISNFNFNGHSLGVPHQEYFGRQHGKHAFRRWRRNHAPDYPGYGYGAPGHYGYGYDDDYQHYHHKGKGLWRRKRHHGHRYGYGY, from the exons ATGAAGTTCTCCGTTATTTCTCTACTGGTTCTGTGCCTGGCTATCTTGCCAGAATGTTTATCGATGCGCATTCTCAACTTCCGACGGGAAATCTCGAACTTTAATTTCAACGGACACTCACTGGGAGTGCCGCATCAGGAATACTTCGGACGACAGCATGGCAAGCATGCATTCCGTCGGTGGAGAAGAAACCACGCACCCGATTACCCTGGATATGGATACGGAGCCCCTGGGCACTATGGTTACGGTTATGACGATGATTATCAGCACTATCATCATAAAGGCAAGGGCCTGTGGCGCCGTAAGCGTCAT CATGGCCATCGATACGGATACGGTTACTAA